The sequence GGCATCGTATGCGGTTCGTGAATGTAACGTACCGGGACGCGAGCCAGTTCGGGTACATAACGTCGGACATACGCACCGTCGGGATCAAACTTTTGTCCCTGACTAACCGGATTAAAGATGCGAAAGTAGGGTTGCGCATCGGTACCAGTACCGGCAGCCCATTGCCAGCCACCGTTATTGGCTGCCGGATCGCCGTCAATCAGCAGGTGCATAAAGTGGCGTTCACCCCAACGCCAATCAACGAGCAGGTCTTTAGTCAAAAAAGAGGCCACGATCATGCGAGCGCGATTGTGCATCCAGCCCTCACGTTGCAATTGCCGCATCGCTGCATCAACGATAGGGTAGCCAGTCTGTCCTTGTTGCCAGGCTGCAAAGAGGGTCGGATCATTCGGCCAGGCAATACGATCATAAACCGGTTTAAAGCTCCCGCGTAATGCGTGAGGAAAGTGGTACAGCACCTGCACATAGAAATCCCGCCAGATAAGTTCACCGATCCAACTCTCTGGTCCCGGCCCCGGTGGAGCATTCAATGCTGCCGCTATACACTGCCGCGGCGACAAAACCCCCATGCGTAAGTAAGGTGACAGACGGGATGTACCGGCTATAGCGAGTCGATCACGACCCTGAGCATAGTCGGTCAGCGGGCCGCGCACAAAGCGATCAAGAGCAGCAAGCGCTACGGTTTCACCAGCCGGAAACCGGGGAAGTTCCGTTGGAGCGTCTGGCAGCAGCTCGGTGAGCTGAGGTAGCGGTATACCAGGTGGTAAGGGAATGGCGGCTAACGTTGGCATCCCTTGCACGCGCACCGGTTCTGTCGCCAAACGTGCTCGCCAGCGCTTTGCATATGGTGTATAGACCGTATACGGACGACCCTCAGCCGTCACCACTTCATCCATCTCAAAGATGACCGCATCCTTGTAGCTTTGCGCGCTGTAACCGGCAGCACGTAGTGACTGCTTAATCGCACGATCCCGACGGATAGCGTATGGTGTATAATCGCGGTTCCAGGTCACACCCGTTGCACCGGTCTCACGTAGCAGGGTGATCAGCTCAGACAACGGTTCCCCGCGCCGTACCACCAAATGTAAACCAAATGTGCGCAGTTCGGCATCAAGCTCAGCCAGGCAATCGAGGAGAAACTGAGTACGTGCCGGACTGGCAAAGCGTCCACCCAAGATAGCATCATCAAAGATAAATACCGGTACGACCGCACCACCGGCGGCATACGCAGCGGCCATCAGTGCGGTGTTATCGCGTAGTCGTAAATCACGCCGAAACCAATGGATCAACATACAGTTCCAATCGCAGGATATGCGCAAGTTTCCTACTTCATTATACGGCGATTACCAATCGGTTTACCTGGTATAGGTTGATGTTACACGTTGTAACAGATGACTCATCTTTTCCAAAAGATCCTGTGAGCGGTACGGTTTGGGGATGAAGTCGGTATACTGATCGAGCGGGAGACTATCATCAGTCACTTGCCCGGGATTACCACTCATCAGCAACACCGGTAGTTTGGGATAACGTTGGCGAATTGCAGCCAGCAACTCAAGACCGTTCATCCCTGGCATTGCCAGATCAACTACGGCAATATCAATTCTAAGCGCTGTTTCGGTCAATAATGTCAACGCACCGTGACCATTGGCTGCCTCTATAGTCACCATACCGGCTCGTTCAAGAATTCGGCTGAGTGTTGTGCGGATTACCGCTTCATCATCAACAATGAGCGCAGTTCCGCGCAGAATGACAGGCATACTTTGAGGTTTGGCGGCAGGTGATACGGCCTTGCGCGTCGCAGGTAAGTAAACGGTAAACGTTGAACCAAGCCCTGGCGCACTGTTGACCTGAATGGCGCCTTGATGTCGGCGAACAATCCCCTGAACAGCAGCCAGCCCTAACCCATGGCCCTTCGGTTTTGTGCTAAAGAACGGGTCAAAAATACGTCGTTGCGTAGCTTCATCCATGCCGATACCGGTATCACTTACGGTAAGGGTGACGTATTCACCTGGTGGAATTGTTGGCATCAAATTCAGGCGGCGGAGATCGGTAGCCGTGAGTATGATGACACCGGTGCGCAACGTGACCGTTCCAACCCGCTCTCCAATTGCTTCAATCGCATTCGTGAGCAAATTGAGTACTATCTGCCGGATTTGACTGGCTTCTACCACAACTGGTGGCAGATTGCTATCGAGTTCGTAATGAATCGTGACCTGACTACTACGGTTAGTTGGCAATCGCAAAATATCGCTCATCTCGCGCACCAGCGTTGAGAGATCGACCATCTCTAGGGAACGTTGTCCACGTCCGGCATACACCAATAGTTGGTTACACAGCTCAGCCGCCCGTTGTGCTGCTTGGTCAATGGCTGTCAGGTGAGGTTGTAGCTGGTGATTTGGTGGTAAATCGAGGAGGGCCAGGCTCGTATGTCCTATAATTCCGGTCAGCAAATTATTGAAATCATGGGCGATCCCACCTGCAAGCAACCCAAGACTCTCGAGTTTCTGCGTTTGCAGCATCTGACTTTCGATACGGCGTCGTTCTTGTTCAGCGTAGAAGCGTTCAATGGCTACGGCTAACACCGTTGCCACACTTTGCAAAAAGAAGATCGCTCCGGCATCAAGTGGTGCAGAGGCATACACGAGTAACGCACCGAAACGTCGTTCTTGCCCACAAATGAAGATCACAGCGCCGTGCAGTGATGTCGCTGGCGGAAAGCGCTCGGCCAGGGCAGCGGGCAATTTGCTCCATCCAGGATGGTCAGCAGGTAAATGACGGAAGAAATCATCTGGGAACGGCTGGTCAGGCACCTGCCCCCATCGGTTGCGCACCGTAGCAAAACCATCGGAGT comes from Chloroflexus sp. Y-396-1 and encodes:
- a CDS encoding deoxyribodipyrimidine photo-lyase gives rise to the protein MLIHWFRRDLRLRDNTALMAAAYAAGGAVVPVFIFDDAILGGRFASPARTQFLLDCLAELDAELRTFGLHLVVRRGEPLSELITLLRETGATGVTWNRDYTPYAIRRDRAIKQSLRAAGYSAQSYKDAVIFEMDEVVTAEGRPYTVYTPYAKRWRARLATEPVRVQGMPTLAAIPLPPGIPLPQLTELLPDAPTELPRFPAGETVALAALDRFVRGPLTDYAQGRDRLAIAGTSRLSPYLRMGVLSPRQCIAAALNAPPGPGPESWIGELIWRDFYVQVLYHFPHALRGSFKPVYDRIAWPNDPTLFAAWQQGQTGYPIVDAAMRQLQREGWMHNRARMIVASFLTKDLLVDWRWGERHFMHLLIDGDPAANNGGWQWAAGTGTDAQPYFRIFNPVSQGQKFDPDGAYVRRYVPELARVPVRYIHEPHTMPLTEQIKAGVQIGRDYPAPIVDHATQRKRALELYRAVRHDNPSAERYA
- a CDS encoding ATP-binding protein; the encoded protein is MTAFPDPPSSTKDYLHQHRYQLLRELIWLLLLMVFSYTILAPIDPTLIPLRLLIVVPLLVVLLVSLRLLQNNSLRAAGILAVGALWLTLIVAAFIGGGLQSPAFVALPLVVIISGILLGQRSAWLITVLSIAVSAVFVYADDLLPPHHASSSARFWFVTYIFYFLLAARTITYVISHFSRSIRETQRELTEREAVEQRLRVSEEKLARLFDSTPFATLIVRLADNLILNANAACREFFELSSDQIIKQRIDELDWSQLPAQWSTIVNTLHQQGTIRDVEFSFCRQDGTTHFVQLAAEIVELPEGLCAVIAFQDVTPLRRANERLAELATQQEQLATLARDALANADLDTLFSAAMSQTAQTLHLSGIELIDIDSDGFATVRNRWGQVPDQPFPDDFFRHLPADHPGWSKLPAALAERFPPATSLHGAVIFICGQERRFGALLVYASAPLDAGAIFFLQSVATVLAVAIERFYAEQERRRIESQMLQTQKLESLGLLAGGIAHDFNNLLTGIIGHTSLALLDLPPNHQLQPHLTAIDQAAQRAAELCNQLLVYAGRGQRSLEMVDLSTLVREMSDILRLPTNRSSQVTIHYELDSNLPPVVVEASQIRQIVLNLLTNAIEAIGERVGTVTLRTGVIILTATDLRRLNLMPTIPPGEYVTLTVSDTGIGMDEATQRRIFDPFFSTKPKGHGLGLAAVQGIVRRHQGAIQVNSAPGLGSTFTVYLPATRKAVSPAAKPQSMPVILRGTALIVDDEAVIRTTLSRILERAGMVTIEAANGHGALTLLTETALRIDIAVVDLAMPGMNGLELLAAIRQRYPKLPVLLMSGNPGQVTDDSLPLDQYTDFIPKPYRSQDLLEKMSHLLQRVTSTYTR